The Streptomyces hundungensis genome contains the following window.
TTGCGCATCGCCAGCTTGGAGCCCTTGGTGTACGAGTCCACCAGGTACGGGCCGTTGCCGATGGGCTTGGACACCCAGGCCGCGTGGTTGTCGAAGAACGCCCGCGGCAGCGGTGCGAAGGCGGGGTAGCCGAGGGTGTCGGGCCAGGTGGAGAACTTCTGGTTGAGCTTGACCGTGAAGGTCTTGTCGTCGACGACCTTGAGGCCGGACATCGTCTCGCCGCTCGGCGTCCCGTTCTTGGGGTGGATCTGGTCGTAGCCCTCGATGTAGGAGAACATCGAGGCGTTCTTCTGGTTGTTCTTCAGGTTGGCGCCGTAGTTCCAGGCGTCCACGAAGGACTTGGCGGTGACCTTCTCGCCGTTGGAGAACGTCCAGCCGTCCTTCAGGGTGACCGTGAAGTTCTGCGAGTCCGAGGTGTCGATCTTCTCGGCGAGCATGTTCTTGGCCTCGCCGGTCTTGGGGTCGTACCGCTTGAGGCCGCGCATCAGCATGTCGAGGACCTTGCCGCCCTGGACCTCGTTGGTGTTGGCGGGCTCCAGCGGGTTCTGCGGGTCGCCCCACGAGGAGCTCACGATGCCGTCCGCGCCACCGCCGCCGCTCCCCCCTCCACCGCAGGCCGTCGCCGCGAGGGCGACGACCACCGCACCTGCGGCCCACTTGGCGTGCGTGGCTCCGCGCATGGAGTCCTCCCAGAGTCCCATTCGAGTCCCAAGTCTCACTTAGGCCCAAATATCACCCCAGGAGCGGACGGGCCGCACCTTTACCAGCGCCGTACGTGCGCGCAAACGGGTGGGCCCGCGGTTCCGTGGAGGAACCGCGGGCCCACCCGTGGGGTGTCGGCGTCAGGCGGCGCCGACCACGTCCTTCTCCTCGGCGAAGTGGCACGCCGATTCGTGTGCGACGGGGCTGTCCACGCCCTGGTAGCGCTCCGGGATCGCGAGCAGCGGGACCTCGGTGGAGCAGCGCTCCTGCGCCTTCCAGCACCGGGTGCGGAAGCGGCAGCCCGACGGCGGGTTGGCGGGCGAGGGGACGTCACCGGTGAGGATGATCCGCTCGCGGTGCTCGCGCGCGTCCGGGTCGGGGACCGGGACGGCGGAGAGCAGCGCCTGGGTGTAGGGGTGCGTCGGGTGCTCGTAGATCTGCTGGTCGGTGCCGATCTCGGCCATCTTGCCGAGGTACATCACGCCGACCCGGTCGGAGATGTGCCGGACGATCGACAGGTCGTGCGCGATGAAGACGTACGACAGGTTGAACTCGTCCTGGAGCTTCTCCATCAGGTTGATGACCTGGGCCTGGACGGAGACGTCCAGGGCGGAGACCGGCTCGTCGCAGATGATGATCTCGGGGTTCAGGGCCAGGCCGCGGGCGATGCCGATGCGCTGGCGCTGACCGCCGGAGAACTGGTGCGGATAGCGGTTGATGTACTCCGGGTTGAGGCCCACGACGTCCAGGAGCTCCTGGACCTTGCGGCGCCGGTCGCCCTTCGGGGCCACCTCGGGGTGGATGTCGAAGGGCTCCCCGATGATGTCGCCGACCGTCATGCGCGGATTCAGCGAGGTGTACGGGTCCTGGAACACCATCTGGATGTTGCGGCGGACCGCCTTCAGCGCGCGCCCGGACAGCTTGGTGATGTCCTGGCCCTTGTAGAAGACCTCGCCGGCGGTCGCCCGCTCCAGCGTCATCAGGAGCCGGGCGACGGTGGACTTGCCACAGCCGGACTCGCCGACGATGCCCAGCGTCTCGCCCTGGTACAGGTCGAAGGAGACGCCGTCGACGGCCTTGACCGCACCGACCTGCTTGCGGAACAGGATGCCGCTGGTCAGCGGGAAGTGCTTGACCAGGTTGCGGACCTGGAGGATCGGCTCACCCCGGTCGACCGGAGCGTCGAGGATGGCCTCGACCTCGGTGGTCGTGGAGGCATCCGTCTTGATGACGTCGGTGACGTTGGGGGTGGCGTCCACGGCCTCGTCCTTCTTGTCGAGCTCAGCCATGGATCGTCTCCTTCCAGAAGTGGCAGGCGCTGCCGCGGCCGACCAGATCGGTGCCGTCCCGCTCGGTCACCGACAGCAGCGCCGGGACCTCCTCGCGGCAGATGTCCTGCGCCATCGGGCAGCGCGGGTTGAAGGCGCAACCCGACGGAATCTTCAGGAGGTTGGGCGGGAGCCCCTTGATCGCGTACAGCTCCTGGCCCTTCTGGTCCAGGCGCGGGATCGACTCCAGGAGGCCCTTGGTGTACGGGTGCGCGGGGCGCTTGTAGATCTCGTGCACGGGGGCCTGCTCGACGATGCGGCCCGCGTACATGACCGCGATCTTGTCCGCGACGTCGGCGACCACGCCGAGGTCGTGGGTGATCAGGATCAGGCCCATGTTGTACTCGCGCTGCAACTCCGCGAGCAGGTCCATGACCTGGGCCTGGACGGTCACGTCGAGCGCGGTGGTCGGCTCGTCCGCGATGATCAGGTCCGGCTCCAGGGCGAGGGCCATCGCGATCATGATGCGCTGGCGCATGCCGCCGGAGAACTGGTGGGGGTAGTCGTTGACCCGGGCCTTGGCGGCCGGGATCTTGACCCTGTCCATCAGCTCGATGGCCTTGAGCTTGGCGTCCTTGCGGGACAGGCCCTGGTGCACCCGGAACATCTCGCCGAGCTGGTAGCCGACGTTGAGCACCGGGTTGAGGGCGGAGAGCGCGTCCTGGAAGATCATCGCGATCTTCTGGCCACGGATCTTGCGGCGCTCCTCGTTGGACATGGTGAGCATGTCCTGGCCGTGGAAGAGGATCTGGCCCTGCGGGATCCTCCCCGGCGGCATGTCGAGGATGCCCATGATCGCCTGGGCGGTCACGGACTTGCCGGAGCCGGACTCGCCGAGCACGGCGAGGGTCTCGCCCGCGTTCACCGAGTAGTTGACACCGTTGACCGCCTTGGCCACACCCTCACGGGTGTGGAACTCCACGTGCAGGTCACGGACTTCGAGCAGCGCACCGGGGCCGTCCCCGGAGGGACGCTGTGCCGGGACGTCGAGGGTCTTGTCGATAGTGGTCACGTACGCCCTCCTCAGCGCAGCTTGGGGTCGAGGGCGTCGCGGACCGCGTCGCCGAGCATGATGAACGCGAGCACGGTGAGGCTCAGCATCGCCGCCGGGAAGAACAGCGCGTGCGGGGCCGTACGGATCACGTTCTTGGCCGAGGAGATGTCGATGCCCCAGCTGATGGTCGGGTCCTGAAGTCCGATACCGAGGTAGCTCAGCGTCGCCTCGGCGCCGATGTAGCCGCCGAGCGCGATCGTGGCGACCACGATCACGGGGGCGACGGCGTTCGGCAGGATGTGCCGGAGCATGATCCGGAAGGTGCCGGCACCGAGCGCACGCGCCGCGGTGACGTAGTCGGCGGCCTTGGCCGTGATCACGGCGCCGCGCATGACACGGGTCATCTGGGTCCAGCCGAGCACCCCGAGGGCGAACACCACGGTCCACACGGTGCGGTTGGTGAACGCGTTGAGGATCACCAGCGAGCCGAGCAGCAGCGGGATGCCGAAGAAGATGTCGGTGATGCGGGAGACCACCGTGTCGACCCAGCCGCCGAAGTAACCGGCGACCATGCCGGTGATTCCGCCGAGCAGGGTGACCGCGCCGGTCACGCAGATGCCGACGGTGATCGAGGCCCGGGCGCCGTAGAGCGTACGGGCGTAGATGCTGCGGCCCTGGCCGTCGTAGCCGAACCAGTCCGGCTGGAAGAGGTGGCCCCAGTTCGGCGTGGTCAGGTAGTGGTTGCGCAGGTCGCCGGCGCGCGGGTCCACTGAGGTGAACAGGCTCGGCGCGATGGAGATGGCGATCAGCAGCAGGATGAGCAGGGCCGAGAGCACGAAGACCGGGCGGCGGCGCAGGTCGCCCCACGCGTCCGACCAGAGGCTGCGCGGCTTGTCGACCTGGTCGGCCGGGGCGTTCACGGCCGCCGCTCCGGGGACCGAGGTCTTCTCGATGGTGTCAGGCATACCGGATCCTCGGGTCCAGGACCGCGTAGAGCAGGTCGACGATCAGGCTGGAGAGGAGATAGACGACGACCAGGACGGTCACGAAACCGACCACCGTCGCACCCTCCTTGCCGTTGATGGCGCGGTAGAGCGCGTTTCCGACACCCTGCACGTTGAAGATGCCCTCGGTGACGATCGCGCCGCCCATCAGGGTGCCGAGGTCGGTTCCGAGGAAGGTCACCACCGGGATGAGCGAGTTGCGCAGCAGGTGGCGGACGATGATCCGGCGCCGGGGCAGACCCTTGGCGACCGCGGTACGGATGTAGTCCGCGCGCAGGTTCTCGACGATCGAGGTGCGCGAGAGCCGGGCCACATACGCGAGCGACAGCGAGCCGAGGACGATGGCCGGCAGCATCAACTGGCCCAGGTCCATGGAGTCCTGGACGGTCGGCTTGACCCATCCGAGGCCGTCCGCGAAGACCGCCTGGAAGACGTAGGCCAGGACGAAGATCGGCACGGAGATCACCAGCAGGGTGATGACCAGGACGAGCTTGTCCATGAGCTTGTTGCGACGCAGACCGGAGAGCACGCCGAGCAGGATGCCAAGGACGACCTCGATGCCGAACGCCATGAGCGAGAGCCGGACGGTGACCGGCAGGGCCTCGCTCATCACATCGGTGACCTTGCGGCCCGACATGGTCATGCCGAAGTCGAAGTGGGCCAGGTTGGAGATGTAGTCCCAGTACTGCTTCCACAGCGGCTGGTCCAGGCCCAGTTGGTGCTTGATGGCGGCGAGCTGGGCGGGGTCTGCCGCCTTGTCGCCCCACATGGCTCTGACGGGGTCGCCCGGCAGGGCGTACACCATCAGGAAGATGAGCAGGGTCGTCCCGAGGAATACCGGGATCATCTGGAGCAGTCGCCTCGCGACATAACGCCCCATGGTGCCTCCATAGATGGGTCGGCGCGACGGCGGCCGGACCGCTCCCCCAGAGAGTAGGGGGGAGCGTCCGGCCGCGTCTTCACTGTGCCTGCTCCGCGATTGCGGAGCTTGGGGGTGGGCCGGATGCCGACCTGGTTACTTCTTCTTGACCTCGACCTGCGTGAAGACAGGGTCGCCGAAGGAGTCGTACTTGACGCTCTGGACGTTGTTCGACCAGCCCGCGTTGGTCTTGTAGTACCAGAGCGGGATGGACGGCATGTCCTTGGCCAGAACGGCCTCGGCCTGCTGGTACAGCGCGGTGGTCTGCTCGACGTTGGTCGCCTTGTCGGCGTCCTTCGAGAACTTGTCGAACTCCGGGCTGGAGTACAGCGAGTCGTTCGCCGAGGCGCCCGTGCCGTAGATGTCGCGCAGGAAGTTGGCGTTCAGCGGGTAGTCCTGCTGCCACGCCGACCGCATCATGCTGGGGACCTTGTGACCGTCGATCAGGTCACGGGCGGTCTTGAAGTCGGGCTTCGGGTCGCCGCTGCACTCGATGCCGGTGGCCTGGCGGATGGAGTTGCAGACCGCGTCCACCCACTCCTTGTGACCGCCGTCGGCGTTGTAGAGGATGGTGACCTTGTTGTTCGGGACGCCACCGCCCGCGGCGATGAGCTCCTTGGCCTTGGCCGGGTTGAACGTGCAGGCCTCACCGCAGGTGCCCTGCTTGTAGCCGGCGACACCCGGGGCGACCCAGCCGTCGGCGGGCTGACGCGAGCCCTGGAGCACCGTCTTGGTGATGGTGTCGCGGTCGATCGCCATCGACAGACCCTGGCGGACCTTGGCCTTCTCCGGGGCCTTCCAGGCCGCGTCGTACATGGCGAAGGCGATGGAGGTGATGCCACCCTGCGGCTGGTCCACGGCGCGGTTGCCGAGGTCCGCCTTGTACTTCGGGAGGTCGGTCGGGTCGACCTGGTCGAGCACGTCCAGGGTGTCCGAGGTGAGCTCCTTGTAGGCAGCCTCGGCCTGGGTGTAGTTCTTGAAGACGATGCCGCCGTTCTTCGGCTTGTCCTCGCCCTTGTAGCCGGCGTACGCCTTCAGCGTGACGGCCTTGTTGTGCTCCCAGCTGACGAACTGGTAGGGGCCGTTGCCGACCGGCGCCTCGCCGAACTTCTTCGGGTCGGTGAAGAACGCCTTCGGCAGCGGCGAGAAGGCCGTGTAACCGAGCTTGTACGGGAAGTACGAGACCGGCGCCGTCAGGTCGATCTGGATCGTCTTGTCGTCGATCGCCTTCAGACCGGACATCTTGTCGGTCGTCGGGTCGCCCTTGCCCTTCTCGGGGTGGACGTCGGTGTAACCGGCGATGTCCGAGAACCAGTTGGAGTTGACCTGGTTGTTCTTGGTGTTGGCCGACCAGTTCCACGAGTCCACGAAGGACGCGGCGGTCACCGGAGTGCCGTCGTGGAAGGTCCAGCCGGACTTGATGGTGATCTTGTAGTGCTGGGAGTCAGTGGTCTCGATCTTCTCGGCCATCTGGTTCCGCAGCTTGCCCGTCGCCGGGTCGTAGTCCGTCAGCCCGCGGAACAGGTTCTTGACGATACGGCCGCCACCGACCTCCATGGCGTTGGCCGGTTGCAGCGGGTGCTGCGGTTCGCTGCTCTGGTAGCTGTAGACGCCGTTGGCGTCCACCGCGGCCTTCGCATCGGATCCCTTGCCGTCGCCACCGCCGCAAGCGGTGGCGCCCAGGGCGATGATTGCCGCTCCCGCGACCCACTTGGCGCTCGTAGCACCACGCATGGGTTTCCTCCTCATGAGTCCACTTGTCACTACAAGAGGGGGCACTTCTACGCGCGCTGACACCCCTGACAGCGCTTTGACGTCAAGTACCCCGAGTGTGCTCGTGAGTCGGCACTCCCCACAGTGCGTGACCCATTGACCCGAGCTCAATGGAGCCAACTATTAAGTACGGCCGGGCTGTAAACCACACTTAAAGGGTCTCGTTTTGACAACATCAGTAACGGTCAACGGCCCGAAATCCGGACAAAATGAGCACAGACAGACACACCCGAAACGGACCGTTAACACATCTTCCGGAGAGCGACGGTCGATATCCGAACAGGGTGCACCTTAAAACAACTTGACCGTAGGGCCCCGCGGACATGATCCAGGGGCCTCTTTGACAGTCCTTTGTACTTGATCGCCCAGGCGTGTGTACGCCGAAGTTCAAACCCCCGCCGCCCACGCCGAAGGCCCGGCTCCGCACATGAGCGGGGCCGGGCCTTCGGGGCGTACGGGGTACGTCAGTTGCGCTTGGCGCGCGACGCGGTGCGGCCGCGCTCCTTGGCGTCCAGGACGACCTTGCGGATGCGCACGGCCTCCGGGGTCACCTCGACGCACTCGTCGTCGCGGCAGAACTCCAGGGACTGCTCCAGGGAGAGCTTGCGCGCCGGCACCACGTTCTCGGTGTTGTCGGCGGAAGCGGCACGCATGTTGGTGAGCTTCTTCTCCTTGGTGATGTTCACGTCCATGTCGTCGGCACGCGAGTTCTCACCGACGATCATGCCCTCGTAGACCTCGGTGCCGGGCTCGGTGAACAGCACACCGCGCTCCTGGAGGTTGATCATGGCGAAGGGGGTGACCGAACCGGCCCGGTCGGCCACGAGCGAACCGTTGTTACGGGTCGTCAGGGTGCCGAACCACGGCTCGTGGCCCTCGTGGATCGAGTGGGCGATACCGGTACCGCGGGTGTTCGTCAGGAACTCCGTACGGAAGCCGATGAGGCCGCGGGAGGGAACGACGAACTCCATGCGGACCCAGCCGGAGCCGTGGTTGGACATGTTGTCCATGCGGCCCTTGCGGACGCCCATGAGCTGCGTGACCGCGCCCATGTGCTCCTCGGGGACGTCCACCGTGAGGCGCTCGACCGGCTCGTGGACCTTGCCGTCGACGAGCTTGGTGACGACCTGCGGCTTGCCGATGGTCAGCTCGAAGCCCTCGCGGCGCATCTGCTCGACGAGGATCGCCAGCGCGAGCTCACCACGGCCCTGGACCTCCCAGGCGTCCGGGCGCTCGGTGTCGAGCACGCGCAGCGAGACGTTACCGATGAGCTCGCGGTCGAGGCGGTCCTTGACCTGACGGGCCGTCACCTTGCGGTCCTTGACATGGGACTTGGCGTCGGCGCCCTTGCCGGTACCACCGCCGCGGCCGACCAGCGGCGAGGTGTTGGTGCCGATGGTCATGGAGATGGCGGGCTGGTCGACCGTGATCAGCGGCAGCGCGATCGGGTTCTCCGGGTCGGCCAGGGTCTCGCCGATCATGATGTCGGGGATACCGGCGACCGCGCAGATGTCACCGGGGCCGGCCACCTCGGCCGGCTTGCGGGTGAGCGCCTCGGTCATCAGCAGCTCGGTGATGCGCACGTTGGACATCGTGCCGTCACGCTTGATCCACGTGACGGTCTGGCCCTTGCGCAGCTCGCCCTGCTCGACGCGGAGCAGCGCGATGCGGCCGAGGAAGTTGTCGGCGTCGAGGTTGGTGACGTGCGCCTGGAGGGGGGCGCTCTCGTCGTACTCGGGGGCCGGCACGGACGACAGGATCGTCGTGAAGAACGGCTCCAGGCTGTCGCTGTCGGCCGGCACGGTGCCATTCTCCGGCTTGGTCAGCGACGCGACGCCGTCACGGGCGCAGGCGTAGACGATCGGGAACTCGATCTGGTCCTCGTCCGCGTCCAGGTCGAGGAAGAGGTCGTACGTCTCGTTGACGACCTCGTCGATCCGGGAGTCGGGGCGGTCCGTCTTGTTGATGCACAGGATGACGGGCAGGCGCTGCTGAAGGGCCTTGCGCAGCACGAAGCGGGTCTGCGGCAGGGGGCCCTCGGAGGCGTCCACGAGCAGCACGACCGCGTCCACCATCGACAGACCGCGCTCTACCTCGCCACCGAAGTCGGCGTGGCCCGGGGTGTCGATGATGTTGATGGTGATGACGTCGCCGCCATCCTTGGGGTGGTACTTGACGGCCGTGTTCTTGGCGAGGATCGTGATGCCCTTCTCACGCTCCAGGTCGTTGCTGTCCATCATGCGGTCGTCGAGCGACTCGGCGGCGTGCGCGGCGAAGGCACCGGCC
Protein-coding sequences here:
- a CDS encoding ABC transporter ATP-binding protein — its product is MAELDKKDEAVDATPNVTDVIKTDASTTTEVEAILDAPVDRGEPILQVRNLVKHFPLTSGILFRKQVGAVKAVDGVSFDLYQGETLGIVGESGCGKSTVARLLMTLERATAGEVFYKGQDITKLSGRALKAVRRNIQMVFQDPYTSLNPRMTVGDIIGEPFDIHPEVAPKGDRRRKVQELLDVVGLNPEYINRYPHQFSGGQRQRIGIARGLALNPEIIICDEPVSALDVSVQAQVINLMEKLQDEFNLSYVFIAHDLSIVRHISDRVGVMYLGKMAEIGTDQQIYEHPTHPYTQALLSAVPVPDPDAREHRERIILTGDVPSPANPPSGCRFRTRCWKAQERCSTEVPLLAIPERYQGVDSPVAHESACHFAEEKDVVGAA
- a CDS encoding ABC transporter ATP-binding protein, encoding MTTIDKTLDVPAQRPSGDGPGALLEVRDLHVEFHTREGVAKAVNGVNYSVNAGETLAVLGESGSGKSVTAQAIMGILDMPPGRIPQGQILFHGQDMLTMSNEERRKIRGQKIAMIFQDALSALNPVLNVGYQLGEMFRVHQGLSRKDAKLKAIELMDRVKIPAAKARVNDYPHQFSGGMRQRIMIAMALALEPDLIIADEPTTALDVTVQAQVMDLLAELQREYNMGLILITHDLGVVADVADKIAVMYAGRIVEQAPVHEIYKRPAHPYTKGLLESIPRLDQKGQELYAIKGLPPNLLKIPSGCAFNPRCPMAQDICREEVPALLSVTERDGTDLVGRGSACHFWKETIHG
- a CDS encoding ABC transporter permease, whose amino-acid sequence is MPDTIEKTSVPGAAAVNAPADQVDKPRSLWSDAWGDLRRRPVFVLSALLILLLIAISIAPSLFTSVDPRAGDLRNHYLTTPNWGHLFQPDWFGYDGQGRSIYARTLYGARASITVGICVTGAVTLLGGITGMVAGYFGGWVDTVVSRITDIFFGIPLLLGSLVILNAFTNRTVWTVVFALGVLGWTQMTRVMRGAVITAKAADYVTAARALGAGTFRIMLRHILPNAVAPVIVVATIALGGYIGAEATLSYLGIGLQDPTISWGIDISSAKNVIRTAPHALFFPAAMLSLTVLAFIMLGDAVRDALDPKLR
- a CDS encoding ABC transporter permease — its product is MGRYVARRLLQMIPVFLGTTLLIFLMVYALPGDPVRAMWGDKAADPAQLAAIKHQLGLDQPLWKQYWDYISNLAHFDFGMTMSGRKVTDVMSEALPVTVRLSLMAFGIEVVLGILLGVLSGLRRNKLMDKLVLVITLLVISVPIFVLAYVFQAVFADGLGWVKPTVQDSMDLGQLMLPAIVLGSLSLAYVARLSRTSIVENLRADYIRTAVAKGLPRRRIIVRHLLRNSLIPVVTFLGTDLGTLMGGAIVTEGIFNVQGVGNALYRAINGKEGATVVGFVTVLVVVYLLSSLIVDLLYAVLDPRIRYA
- a CDS encoding peptide ABC transporter substrate-binding protein codes for the protein MRGATSAKWVAGAAIIALGATACGGGDGKGSDAKAAVDANGVYSYQSSEPQHPLQPANAMEVGGGRIVKNLFRGLTDYDPATGKLRNQMAEKIETTDSQHYKITIKSGWTFHDGTPVTAASFVDSWNWSANTKNNQVNSNWFSDIAGYTDVHPEKGKGDPTTDKMSGLKAIDDKTIQIDLTAPVSYFPYKLGYTAFSPLPKAFFTDPKKFGEAPVGNGPYQFVSWEHNKAVTLKAYAGYKGEDKPKNGGIVFKNYTQAEAAYKELTSDTLDVLDQVDPTDLPKYKADLGNRAVDQPQGGITSIAFAMYDAAWKAPEKAKVRQGLSMAIDRDTITKTVLQGSRQPADGWVAPGVAGYKQGTCGEACTFNPAKAKELIAAGGGVPNNKVTILYNADGGHKEWVDAVCNSIRQATGIECSGDPKPDFKTARDLIDGHKVPSMMRSAWQQDYPLNANFLRDIYGTGASANDSLYSSPEFDKFSKDADKATNVEQTTALYQQAEAVLAKDMPSIPLWYYKTNAGWSNNVQSVKYDSFGDPVFTQVEVKKK
- the typA gene encoding translational GTPase TypA yields the protein MPTRHDIRNVAIVAHVDHGKTTLVDAMLKQAGAFAAHAAESLDDRMMDSNDLEREKGITILAKNTAVKYHPKDGGDVITINIIDTPGHADFGGEVERGLSMVDAVVLLVDASEGPLPQTRFVLRKALQQRLPVILCINKTDRPDSRIDEVVNETYDLFLDLDADEDQIEFPIVYACARDGVASLTKPENGTVPADSDSLEPFFTTILSSVPAPEYDESAPLQAHVTNLDADNFLGRIALLRVEQGELRKGQTVTWIKRDGTMSNVRITELLMTEALTRKPAEVAGPGDICAVAGIPDIMIGETLADPENPIALPLITVDQPAISMTIGTNTSPLVGRGGGTGKGADAKSHVKDRKVTARQVKDRLDRELIGNVSLRVLDTERPDAWEVQGRGELALAILVEQMRREGFELTIGKPQVVTKLVDGKVHEPVERLTVDVPEEHMGAVTQLMGVRKGRMDNMSNHGSGWVRMEFVVPSRGLIGFRTEFLTNTRGTGIAHSIHEGHEPWFGTLTTRNNGSLVADRAGSVTPFAMINLQERGVLFTEPGTEVYEGMIVGENSRADDMDVNITKEKKLTNMRAASADNTENVVPARKLSLEQSLEFCRDDECVEVTPEAVRIRKVVLDAKERGRTASRAKRN